One Oscillatoria salina IIICB1 genomic window, AGGTTGAGGTAGCCAGTAATGCTAAACAAGCTTGGGAGTTAGTACAAAAAGACCCACCGGATTTGGTGATTTCTGACATTATGATGCCGGATGTGGATGGTTATCAGTTCCTCAAACAGCTACGAGAAGATCCTCGCTTTAAGTCGCTTCCGGTAGTTTTTCTCACAGCCCGTGGGATGACTAGCGATCGCATTCAAGGTTATCAAGCTGGTTGTGATGCTTATTTACCTAAACCTTTCGATCCTGATGAGTTGGTGGCGATCGTTCATAATCTTTTAGAAAGACGTGCTGTTTCTGCGGAAACTGGCGATAGTTCTGAGTTAGAAAAGATTGCCCGGGAAATTGCTGATATTAAGAATATCCTCGGTCAAAATTCTGGTATCGCCCAAACTCCCTCGCCAATTAAGATTGAGTTAACTCCTAGAGAACAAAGTGTCCTCGATTTAGTCGCTCAAGGTTTAATGAATAAAGAAATTGCTAGTCGTCTCAAAACTAGCGTTAGAAATGTAGAAAAGTACGTGAGTAGGTTGTTTAGTAAGACGGGAACTAACAGCCGTACTGAGTTGGTCCGTTTTGCTTTAAAACACGGGCTGACAACTTAAAATTTTACTACCTTATTTTTCTTTTTTTGTCAAGAGTAAATATTGCAAGCGGATTTGAGGATCGTTTTCCCAAATCCGCTATCTTCTTTGCCTAAAACTGTTACTGACAAGTTTATGAAGTTTAATAAATTTATTTTAATTTTGATGGCTTTTTCTTATCTTTCTTCGCAGAAATTGATATTCTCGTAAATAGTTACAAAAAGCTATTTGTCTAATTTAAATTATTCGATCTAAATTCTGAGCAAAATCCAGGAGCAACCGTAAGTATTCTTACTCCCATAAACATCAACGAAAAGATGCTTCGGTAGCTAGTTTTACTCGCTAACCTTAAGGGAACTCAGTCAGGAAAGCGATGTTTCCCCAATGAAGAAAGCGATCTGAAAGCTAAGTTCAGGACGGATAATTTTTAGTTGGCAAATAAGCTCTGATGAATTCATTTTTGAGAAACAAAAGATATGAAAACCGTACAAAAAAGACACTTAGGTCAATCAATTGGTTTGGCGCTTGTTTTAGCTTTAATGAGCGTAGGAGTAATTGTTTTGATGATGA contains:
- a CDS encoding response regulator transcription factor; this translates as MAETSKLLLVDDEPGLREAVQAYLESEDEFEVEVASNAKQAWELVQKDPPDLVISDIMMPDVDGYQFLKQLREDPRFKSLPVVFLTARGMTSDRIQGYQAGCDAYLPKPFDPDELVAIVHNLLERRAVSAETGDSSELEKIAREIADIKNILGQNSGIAQTPSPIKIELTPREQSVLDLVAQGLMNKEIASRLKTSVRNVEKYVSRLFSKTGTNSRTELVRFALKHGLTT